The following proteins are encoded in a genomic region of Colletotrichum higginsianum IMI 349063 chromosome 9, whole genome shotgun sequence:
- a CDS encoding Fungal specific transcription factor domain-containing protein encodes MSPVTADQPTPRPYRSHLRPACLQCRRRKSRCQQQEGITSSTCQMCHVYGTDCEFPPSPRSAGRVPAPPPLNPGKVQKPYRTTNHHHHHRRPPQSNTPCRREPLASAAKVYASQSATGAAAAAAIRHSTSSPTGTASSGGSAPGSGPQAMLDPHNTHLMLALDSPEDEDNSHIIGPAVTNDTQVLADYLSSEPAIHDRMIRVVKPRPGAQPNQVSRSTVSGGVRKPVIFTAVRKRPYGLSPRQTAPLQKYQIVEKMLEPWTSTLIDLYFQKVNICFPLLDEVSFKHQFTTARDRISPALLSVLYAHSMIFWKNSPDLPSEYCPDSRFIWNQATETLFSELHISPGISTIIAIILNVGGRPTTSMIMNEIQLGAAVSLAQSLGLNRDPTDWNISVPEKCLRMKIWWALVVHDKWLSLAYGTPPQIKRYQYDVPDPSLEYLTTQDATDAQRQAASVFMALVTLTGVLDKFLDHVYDLNQERDQQTSGRTSLDLELSLGQWEDSLGDDVRRIVTRGNDLRAPGAANLRLAYLSTKLLRRRIELDIEKQDDNSTTGATAAAQAAAAVPGDALTNRYIQVRRAAEEIVLLVQELEEDHLGDFWLPVSAFAFTSATTFLLRCALETENTAGGLAQSASLKLAKDLVDALQAHQRDAGWDLGDLCLAQYAEVVERLLAAESPSATVPEFQQLMMSSEVPIIDELFPNLWDMF; translated from the exons ATGTCGCCGGTAACAGCAGACCAGCCCACTCCCCGGCCGTACAGGTCCCATCTCCGCCCGGCCTGCCTGCAATGCCGTAGGCGCAAGTCCCGAtgccagcagcaggagggGATCACGTCGTCAACCTGTCAGATGTGCCACGTTTACGGCACTGATTGCGAGTTCCCGCCGTCTCCCCGGAGCGCCGGCCGCGtaccggcgccgccgccgctcaaCCCCGGCAAAGTCCAGAAACCATACCGcaccaccaaccaccaccatcaccaccggCGCCCCCCGCAGTCCAACACACCATGTCGGCGGGAACCTCTTGCGTcggcggccaaggtctaTGCATCCCAGAGCGCtaccggcgccgccgccgccgccgccatccggcACTCCACGTCTTCGCCGACGGGCACCGCGTCGTCCGGCGGCTCGGCCCCGGGCTCGGGTCCCCAGGCCATGCTCGACCCGCACAACACGCACCTGATGCTGGCGCTCGACagccccgaggacgaggacaacTCGCACATCATCGGGCCCGCGGTCACCAACGACACGCAGGTGCTGGCGGACTACCTCAGCTCGGAGCCCGCCATCCACGACCGCATGATCCGCGTGGTCAAGCCCAGGCCGGGGGCCCAGCCGAACCAGGTGTCCCGGTCCACGGTGTCGGGCGGCGTCCGGAAGCCCGTCATCTTCACGGCGGTTCGAAAGCGGCCCTACGGCCTGTCGCCGAGAcagacggcgccgttgcAGAAGTACCAGATTGTGGAGAAGATGTTGGAGCCGTGGACGTCAACGTTGATAGACTT ATATTTCCAGAAAGTCAACATTTGCTTTccccttctcgacgaggtATCATTCAAGCACCAGTTCACCACCGCAAGAGACAGGATATCACCGGCACTGCTGTCTGTTTTGTATGCGCACTCCATGATCTTCTGGAAGAACAGCCCAGATCTACCCTCGGAGTACTGCCCCGACTCTCGGTTCATATGGAACCAGGCGACCGAGACGCTGTTTTCAGAACTCCACATCTCGCCCGGGATATccaccatcatcgccatcatcctcaacgtcggcggcaggccgacgacgtcgatgatCATGAACGAGATCCAGCTGGGGGCCGCCGTATCGCTCGCCCAGTCACTGGGCTTGAACCGGGACCCCACAGACTGGAACATCTCTGTTCCCGAGAAGTGCCTGCGCATGAAGATATGGTGGGCGCTTGTGGTTCACGACAAATG GTTGAGTCTGGCATACGGCACCCCGCCACAGATAAAGCGATACCAGTACGACGTGCCGGACCCCTCGCTGGAGTACCTCACCACGCAAGATGCCACGGACGCCCAGAGGCAAGCCGCGTCGGTGTTCATGGCCCTCGTCACGCTGAcgggcgtcctcgacaagttCCTCGACCACGTCTACGACCTGAACCAGGAGCGCGACCAGCAGACCAGCGGCCGGACGTCGCTCGACCTGGAGCTCAGCCTCGGGCAGTGGGAGGACTccctgggcgacgacgtcaGGCGGATCGTCACGCGCGGCAACGACCTGCGCGCCCCCGGGGCCGCGAACCTGCGGCTGGCGTACCTCTCGACCAAGCTTCTGCGCAGGCGAATCGAGCTCGACATCGAGAAGCAGGACGACAACTCCACCACCGgggcgacagcggcagcacaagcggcagcggcggtcCCGGGGGACGCACTAACGAACCGCTACATCCAGGTCCGCcgggcggccgaggagatcGTGCTCCTCGTgcaggagctcgaggaggaccaCCTTGGCGACTTCTGGCTGCCGGTCAGCGCCTTCGCCTtcacgtcggcgacgacgttcCTGCTGCGCTGCGCCCTCGAGACGGAGAACACGGCGGGCGGGCTGGCGCAGAGCGCGTCCCtcaagctggccaaggacctcgtcgacgccctgcaGGCGCACCAGCGGGACGCCGGCTGGGACCTGGGCGACCTCTGCCTGGCGCAGtacgccgaggtcgtcgagaggCTGCTTGCGGCGGAGAGCCCGTCCGCGACGGTCCCCGAGTTCCAGCAGCTGATGATGTCGTCCGAGGtccccatcatcgacgagctcTTCCCCAACCTCTGGGACATGTTCTGA
- a CDS encoding Allantoate permease, whose product MAVETSINAEQPKPKDLEIAEKRPSVPGSIDGDLKAGQVELLDEAEIFLQQNGISHAQMRELFEDEDAKKKLVRKIDLTLLPLLMGTYLLQYIDKQALSYGAVFDLFETTNTTQSQYSWLASIFYFAYLVAEWPASYLAQHFPTGTVVSVFVVSWGTVLTCTAASHSFAGLAVCRFLLGAFEAVITPCFMMIVSMWYTRAEAPMRAGSFYCFNGFGSMVGGILFYGVGQADGWDVWRIIFVMCGGLTIAWGIFLFFYLPNNIMTAKRYTVEEKALLIARSQSNNTGVFSRKIKPAQIKEAFRDPQVWLLFFYTLLNEIVNGGIANFGKLIVKGFAKDALLTTAYGIPYGAWVAFFIFTGPLCAYKFKNFRTIVMMTWVLPTLVAVSLFLKLDRANKNGLLMAYYIVGESSFVGALVVALQMPAANVAGYTKRVTSTAFVFLAYCVGNIIGPQAFLASEAPIYGTGCKVIMGCTAGQVVLAISIRILLKRRNKRRDAEAEASGQDEDDEVLMDLTDFENRKFRYSY is encoded by the exons ATGGCCGTCGAGACGTCGATAAACGCAGAGCAACCCAAGCCCAAGGACCTGGAAATTGCGGAGAAGCGGCCTTCCGTTCCCGGCAGCATCGACGGGGACCTCAAGGCCGGCCaggtcgagcttcttgacgaAGCTGAGATCTTCTTGCAACAGAATGGCATCTCTCATGCTCAGATGCGCGAGCTCTTCGAAGATGAAGATGCGAAGAAGAAGTTGGTTCGCAAG ATCGACCTCACGCTGCTGCCCCTCCTCATGGGAACATACCTGCTGCAGTACATCGACAAGCAGGCCCTGAGCtacggcgccgtcttcgacctcTTCGAGACGACCAACACGACGCAGAGCCAGTACTCGTGGCTCGCGAGCATCTTCTACTTCGCctacctcgtcgccgagtGGCCCGCCAGCTACCTGGCCCAGCACTTCcccaccggcaccgtcgtcagcgtcttcgtcgtctcgTGGGGCACCGTCCTGACCtgcaccgccgcctcccacagcttcgccggcctggccgtCTGCCGCTTCCTGCTCGGCgccttcgaggccgtcatcacGCCGTGCTTCATGATGATCGTCAGCATGTGGTACACCCGCGCCGAGGCGCCCATGCGCGCCGGGTCCTTCTACTGCTTCAACGGCTTCGGCTCCATggtcggcggcatcctgTTCTACGGCGTCGGCCAGGCCGACGGCTGGGACGTCTGGCGCATCATCTTCGTCATGTGCGGCGGCCTCACCATCGCGTGGggcatcttcctcttcttctaccTGCCCAACAACATCATGACGGCAAAGCGGTAcaccgtcgaggagaaggcgttGCTCATCGCGCGCAGCCAGAGCAACAACACCGGCGTCTTCAGCCGCAAGATCAAGCCGGCCCAGATCAAGGAGGCCTTCAGGGACCCCCAGGTCTGgctcctcttcttctacACCCTGCTTAACGAGATTGTTAACGGGGGCATCGCCAACTTTGGCAAGCTTATCGTTAAGGGTTTCGCCAAAGACGCCCTCTTGACGACCGCGTACGGCATCCCCTACGGCGCCTGGgtcgccttcttcatctttACGGGGCCCCTCTGCGCCTACAAGTTCAAGAACTTCCGCACCATCGTCATGATGACCTGGGTTCTGCCGACGCTCGTTGCCGTGTCGCTGTTCCTGAAGCTGGACAGGGCAAACAAGAACGGCTTGCTGATGGCTTACTACATCGTGGGTG AGTCCTCGTTCGTCGGcgcgctcgtcgtcgcgctACAGATGCCGGCCGCCAACGTCGCGGGCTACACCAAGCGCGTGACCTCGACcgccttcgtcttcctcgcctaCTGCGTCGGCAACATCATCGGGCCGCAGGCGTTCCTCGCGTCGGAAGCGCCCATTTACGGGACTGGGTGCAAGGTCATCATGGGCTGCACCGCCGGCCAGGTCGTCTTGGCGATCTCCATCCGGATTCTCCTGAAGCGGAGGAACAAGCGGAGGGACGCAGAGGCCGAGGCTTCTGGGcaagatgaggatgacgaggtgTTGATGGACTTGACGGACTTTGAGAACAGGAAGTTCCGGTACTCCTACTGA